One Rosa chinensis cultivar Old Blush chromosome 5, RchiOBHm-V2, whole genome shotgun sequence genomic region harbors:
- the LOC112203998 gene encoding scarecrow-like protein 33 isoform X1, whose protein sequence is MDTLLKRYSVPMETFVFDQGSISNYSYPDHGNGFEVNHELINPLFLPTNLDLLSDSSTSLKPTSDRNGGDISDYNNPVLKYISDILLEEDIEDKPCMLQDCLALQAAEKSFYDVLNPKDATVLNQSFENSDDYRESCDSNGGSIFGKTYGVADPSESCHFQSSLVECLSDTSLVSDSSSKLQSPGNFGRVEEANKFHENFEVIDAERYQLMLQGPQTLIGSNLVSEQQSDRYNSANRSEAKKIRQRQDAHCLEEWRSNKQSVAYFTDDSEPQEMFDKALLFQGVNHEAECSAHHDSFNEGSGQCKVSKPARSKRQNKKEKVVDLCTMLTQCAQAVASYDQRNASELLKQIRQHSSPYGDATQRLAHYFADGLEVRLAGTRTPSYSPIASMQISTVEILKSYQTYVTSTPLKTVPHFFANMTIMKLAEKATSLHIIDFGTSYGFQWPSLIQCLSERHGGPPKLRITTIELPQPGFRPTERVEETGRRLAKYSARFSVPFEFHVIAQKWETVGFDDLKIDRNELIVVNCLHRLKHVPDVTMMGNSPRDAVLKLIKKINPEIFIHGVVNGAYNSPFFLTRFKQALFHYDALFNVFEATIPCEDQQRLFFERAGYGRDIMNVVACEGLEIVERPETYKKWQVRNVRAGFKQLPLDQELLKKVKTMSKSMGYHNDFSIDEDEQWMLQGWKGRVLMALSFWKRE, encoded by the coding sequence ATGGATACACTTCTTAAAAGATATTCTGTTCCCATGGAAACATTCGTATTTGATCAGGGCTCAATTTCAAACTATTCTTATCCAGATCATGGTAATGGGTTTGAAGTAAATCATGAACTCATCAACCCACTTTTCCTTCCTACCAACTTGGACCTTCTTAGTGATTCTAGTACATCTTTGAAGCCGACTTCAGACAGAAATGGTGGCGACATTAGTGACTACAATAATCCTGTTCTCAAGTATATAAGTGATATTCTTCTCGAAGAGGACATTGAGGACAAGCCTTGTATGTTACAGGACTGTTTGGCCCTCCAAGCTGCTGAGAAATCTTTCTATGATGTCCTTAATCCAAAGGATGCTACAGTACTCAACCAAAGCTTTGAGAACTCGGATGATTACAGGGAGAGTTGTGATAGCAATGGTGGCTCTATTTTTGGTAAGACATATGGGGTTGCTGATCCTTCAGAATCTTGTCATTTCCAGTCTTCTCTTGTTGAGTGTCTATCGGATACCTCCTTGGTTTCTGATTCAAGTTCTAAGCTGCAAAGTCCAGGCAATTTTGGAAGGGTGGAGGAAGCAAACAAGTTCCATGAAAATTTTGAAGTCATTGATGCGGAGAGGTACCAATTAATGCTTCAAGGTCCTCAGACACTAATAGGATCAAATTTGGTGTCTGAGCAACAGAGTGATCGGTACAACTCAGCAAATAGATCAGAGGCAAAAAAAATTCGTCAAAGGCAGGATGCTCATTGTCTGGAAGAATGGAGAAGCAACAAGCAGTCAGTTGCCTATTTTACTGACGACTCTGAGCCGCAAGAGATGTTTGATAAGGCATTACTCTTTCAAGGTGTGAATCACGAAGCCGAGTGTAGTGCTCATCATGATTCTTTTAATGAGGGAAGTGGGCAGTGCAAAGTATCTAAGCCAGCACGTTCAAagagacaaaataaaaaggagAAAGTAGTAGATTTGTGCACAATGTTAACTCAATGCGCGCAAGCTGTTGCAAGTTATGACCAACGAAATGCTAGTGAATTACTGAAGCAGATTAGACAGCACTCTTCTCCCTATGGTGATGCAACCCAGAGATTAGCTCATTACTTTGCTGATGGCCTCGAGGTACGCTTAGCTGGCACTAGAACCCCGTCGTATTCGCCTATTGCAAGCATGCAGATATCAACTGTTGAAATATTGAAAAGTTACCAGACGTATGTCACTTCAACCCCTTTGAAGACCGTGCCACACTTCTTTGCCAATATGACAATTATGAAACTAGCAGAAAAAGCAACAAGTCTTCACATTATTGATTTTGGTACTTCTTATGGTTTCCAATGGCCCTCTCTCATCCAATGTCTTTCAGAGAGACATGGTGGACCTCCTAAGCTTCGTATCACTACAATTGAGCTTCCCCAACCAGGATTTCGACCCACAGAGAGGGTTGAAGAAACTGGTCGTCGCTTAGCAAAGTATTCTGCAAGATTTAGTGTCCCATTTGAGTTCCATGTCATTGCTCAGAAATGGGAAACTGTTGGATTTGATGATCTTAAGATCGACAGAAATGAGCTGATTGTGGTCAACTGTCTACACCGGTTAAAGCACGTTCCTGATGTGACAATGATGGGGAACAGTCCGAGAGACGCTGTCCTAAAGTTGATCAAGAAAATCAATCCAGAAATTTTCATTCATGGGGTTGTCAATGGGGCATACAACTCACCCTTCTTTCTCACACGTTTCAAACAGGCACTCTTCCACTACGATGCACTCTTTAATGTCTTTGAGGCCACAATTCCTTGTGAGGATCAACAACGACTGTTTTTCGAAAGAGCAGGATATGGTAGAGACATAATGAATGTAGTGGCGTGTGAGGGACTGGAAATAGTTGAAAGGCCTGAGACATATAAGAAGTGGCAGGTCAGGAATGTGAGGGCTGGGTTCAAGCAGCTCCCATTAGACCAGGAGCTGTTGAAGAAGGTGAAGACTATGTCGAAGTCGATGGGTTATCACAATGATTTTAGTATTGATGAAGACGAGCAGTGGATGCTGCAGGGATGGAAAGGAAGAGTCCTCATGGCTCTTTCCTTCTGGAAACGCGAGTAG
- the LOC112203998 gene encoding scarecrow-like protein 33 isoform X2, whose translation MLQDCLALQAAEKSFYDVLNPKDATVLNQSFENSDDYRESCDSNGGSIFGKTYGVADPSESCHFQSSLVECLSDTSLVSDSSSKLQSPGNFGRVEEANKFHENFEVIDAERYQLMLQGPQTLIGSNLVSEQQSDRYNSANRSEAKKIRQRQDAHCLEEWRSNKQSVAYFTDDSEPQEMFDKALLFQGVNHEAECSAHHDSFNEGSGQCKVSKPARSKRQNKKEKVVDLCTMLTQCAQAVASYDQRNASELLKQIRQHSSPYGDATQRLAHYFADGLEVRLAGTRTPSYSPIASMQISTVEILKSYQTYVTSTPLKTVPHFFANMTIMKLAEKATSLHIIDFGTSYGFQWPSLIQCLSERHGGPPKLRITTIELPQPGFRPTERVEETGRRLAKYSARFSVPFEFHVIAQKWETVGFDDLKIDRNELIVVNCLHRLKHVPDVTMMGNSPRDAVLKLIKKINPEIFIHGVVNGAYNSPFFLTRFKQALFHYDALFNVFEATIPCEDQQRLFFERAGYGRDIMNVVACEGLEIVERPETYKKWQVRNVRAGFKQLPLDQELLKKVKTMSKSMGYHNDFSIDEDEQWMLQGWKGRVLMALSFWKRE comes from the coding sequence ATGTTACAGGACTGTTTGGCCCTCCAAGCTGCTGAGAAATCTTTCTATGATGTCCTTAATCCAAAGGATGCTACAGTACTCAACCAAAGCTTTGAGAACTCGGATGATTACAGGGAGAGTTGTGATAGCAATGGTGGCTCTATTTTTGGTAAGACATATGGGGTTGCTGATCCTTCAGAATCTTGTCATTTCCAGTCTTCTCTTGTTGAGTGTCTATCGGATACCTCCTTGGTTTCTGATTCAAGTTCTAAGCTGCAAAGTCCAGGCAATTTTGGAAGGGTGGAGGAAGCAAACAAGTTCCATGAAAATTTTGAAGTCATTGATGCGGAGAGGTACCAATTAATGCTTCAAGGTCCTCAGACACTAATAGGATCAAATTTGGTGTCTGAGCAACAGAGTGATCGGTACAACTCAGCAAATAGATCAGAGGCAAAAAAAATTCGTCAAAGGCAGGATGCTCATTGTCTGGAAGAATGGAGAAGCAACAAGCAGTCAGTTGCCTATTTTACTGACGACTCTGAGCCGCAAGAGATGTTTGATAAGGCATTACTCTTTCAAGGTGTGAATCACGAAGCCGAGTGTAGTGCTCATCATGATTCTTTTAATGAGGGAAGTGGGCAGTGCAAAGTATCTAAGCCAGCACGTTCAAagagacaaaataaaaaggagAAAGTAGTAGATTTGTGCACAATGTTAACTCAATGCGCGCAAGCTGTTGCAAGTTATGACCAACGAAATGCTAGTGAATTACTGAAGCAGATTAGACAGCACTCTTCTCCCTATGGTGATGCAACCCAGAGATTAGCTCATTACTTTGCTGATGGCCTCGAGGTACGCTTAGCTGGCACTAGAACCCCGTCGTATTCGCCTATTGCAAGCATGCAGATATCAACTGTTGAAATATTGAAAAGTTACCAGACGTATGTCACTTCAACCCCTTTGAAGACCGTGCCACACTTCTTTGCCAATATGACAATTATGAAACTAGCAGAAAAAGCAACAAGTCTTCACATTATTGATTTTGGTACTTCTTATGGTTTCCAATGGCCCTCTCTCATCCAATGTCTTTCAGAGAGACATGGTGGACCTCCTAAGCTTCGTATCACTACAATTGAGCTTCCCCAACCAGGATTTCGACCCACAGAGAGGGTTGAAGAAACTGGTCGTCGCTTAGCAAAGTATTCTGCAAGATTTAGTGTCCCATTTGAGTTCCATGTCATTGCTCAGAAATGGGAAACTGTTGGATTTGATGATCTTAAGATCGACAGAAATGAGCTGATTGTGGTCAACTGTCTACACCGGTTAAAGCACGTTCCTGATGTGACAATGATGGGGAACAGTCCGAGAGACGCTGTCCTAAAGTTGATCAAGAAAATCAATCCAGAAATTTTCATTCATGGGGTTGTCAATGGGGCATACAACTCACCCTTCTTTCTCACACGTTTCAAACAGGCACTCTTCCACTACGATGCACTCTTTAATGTCTTTGAGGCCACAATTCCTTGTGAGGATCAACAACGACTGTTTTTCGAAAGAGCAGGATATGGTAGAGACATAATGAATGTAGTGGCGTGTGAGGGACTGGAAATAGTTGAAAGGCCTGAGACATATAAGAAGTGGCAGGTCAGGAATGTGAGGGCTGGGTTCAAGCAGCTCCCATTAGACCAGGAGCTGTTGAAGAAGGTGAAGACTATGTCGAAGTCGATGGGTTATCACAATGATTTTAGTATTGATGAAGACGAGCAGTGGATGCTGCAGGGATGGAAAGGAAGAGTCCTCATGGCTCTTTCCTTCTGGAAACGCGAGTAG